A genomic stretch from Streptomyces venezuelae ATCC 10712 includes:
- a CDS encoding response regulator transcription factor, with protein sequence MTRLLVVEDDPDLGLALRVLLARRGYEVSVAEDGREGLRLLFAERPALMILDLLLPELDGWQVLDRTRDMSDLPVLVLSGLGDVDDRVRGLRSGADDYLVKPFAHPELLARVDALLRRSGPGSWAGESVGEDLRLVPERRAALWQGSEIRLSDIEYRLLQLLVRNRGRVVTTEQLLDQVWDDPTSIGRDRVKFAVLRLRRKLRTAGGPASRDPLEAIRGLGYRYDSSPDGRRAR encoded by the coding sequence ATGACCCGGCTCCTGGTCGTCGAGGACGACCCCGACCTCGGCCTGGCCCTGCGGGTCCTCCTCGCCCGCCGCGGCTACGAGGTCTCCGTCGCCGAGGACGGCCGCGAGGGCCTGCGGCTCCTCTTCGCCGAGCGCCCGGCCCTGATGATCCTGGACCTGCTGCTCCCGGAGCTGGACGGCTGGCAGGTGCTGGACCGCACCCGGGACATGAGCGACCTGCCCGTCCTGGTCCTCTCCGGCCTCGGCGACGTCGACGACCGGGTCCGCGGGCTGCGCTCGGGCGCCGACGACTACCTGGTCAAGCCGTTCGCCCACCCGGAGCTGCTGGCCCGCGTCGACGCCCTGCTGCGCCGGTCGGGCCCCGGGAGCTGGGCCGGCGAATCCGTCGGGGAGGACCTCCGGCTGGTCCCGGAGCGCCGGGCCGCGCTCTGGCAGGGCAGCGAGATCCGCCTCAGCGACATCGAGTACCGCCTCCTCCAGCTCCTGGTCCGCAACCGGGGCCGGGTGGTCACCACCGAACAGCTCCTCGACCAGGTCTGGGACGACCCCACGTCCATCGGCCGCGACCGGGTGAAGTTCGCGGTCCTCCGGCTCCGCCGCAAGCTCCGCACGGCGGGCGGCCCCGCCTCCCGGGACCCGCTGGAGGCGATCCGGGGCCTCGGCTACCGCTACGACAGCTCCCCTGACGGGCGACGGGCCCGCTGA